From Nostoc sp. 'Lobaria pulmonaria (5183) cyanobiont', the proteins below share one genomic window:
- a CDS encoding AAA family ATPase, whose product MKVLAIVGMAGSGKSTVAEYFKNQNLPVLSFGDLIREEILKRGLEITPLTEPIVREEIRNKYGMDACVKLSLPWIQAKLIKNSFVIIDGIRSFSEYKSLKKEFGDKLVVLALFTSKHIRYKRLASRTIRPFKRDEAEARDYREIEKIELGGTVAIADFMIINDGLQEELFHKVETLLTNLVTKVS is encoded by the coding sequence ATGAAAGTATTAGCAATTGTTGGTATGGCTGGTTCTGGTAAAAGTACAGTAGCTGAATATTTTAAAAATCAGAACTTGCCTGTATTAAGCTTTGGAGACTTAATTAGAGAAGAAATCTTAAAACGCGGACTAGAAATTACGCCCTTGACTGAGCCAATAGTTAGAGAGGAAATCAGAAACAAGTATGGAATGGATGCTTGTGTAAAACTGTCTTTACCTTGGATTCAAGCTAAATTGATAAAAAATTCTTTTGTTATCATTGATGGCATAAGAAGCTTTAGTGAATATAAATCTCTGAAAAAAGAGTTCGGTGATAAATTAGTAGTCTTAGCTTTATTTACTTCCAAGCATATCCGTTATAAACGCCTAGCTTCTAGAACAATAAGACCATTTAAAAGAGATGAAGCTGAAGCACGAGATTATAGAGAAATTGAGAAAATCGAGCTAGGTGGAACTGTAGCTATAGCAGATTTTATGATTATTAATGATGGGCTACAAGAAGAATTATTTCACAAAGTGGAAACTTTACTCACTAATTTAGTTACAAAAGTTTCTTAA
- a CDS encoding Eco57I restriction-modification methylase domain-containing protein, with translation MKTTLTALQIEGNLLAPDMTAQMLEGSIKGQLPEDFGFNKTDKLADEIATAWGDAKAYWAAFQRALARLDENNSATTITRELWTVPLLQSLGYEPVYTATAEVVEDKTYAISHRAEAGENKPPIHIIGCRLEIDKRPPSGTPRLSAHALVQEYLNKTEHLWAIATNGYRWRLLRDSSLMTRLTYVEFDLEQILNGENFADFGLFYRLFHRSRLPEGVDDADKCLLEYYHQEAIQQGGRVREKLRDGVEKAIVQLGNGFIQHPQNERLRQKLGIIPNYEAEVTNYELYRQLLRLIYRLLFLMVAESRNLLLIGDDLEKSRIYREYYSIERLRELAERPHWRREGFQDLWQGLWVTFLLFDENWRGEVLGLSPLNGDLFGSGTLSALDNCAIDNYDLLIALRQLSLYQDKGQLRRVNYEYLDVEELGSVYESLLEFHPQVIFHQGIYEFALVFGSDRKTTGSYYTPPQLVQQLIKTALEPVIKEKLHSTQQKLGNSENNQELEKALLSLKVCDPACGSGHFLLAAARRIGKELAKVRTGEAEPGIEPLKLAIRDVIQNCIYGVDLNPLAVDLCKVALWIEGFPGRLPLSFLDHRIKCGNSLVGVLDINCLSEGIPDEAYKPVTGDDKKLSSQFKKRNKKERETDNQGQLSIFGGLQTERTHYTESARELGDIPESTPQQVREKQARYQQARKDLGWWRDYSTCNLWTAAFFMPLTEENLQLLPTTAVLTQLLQGTLSTQEIVNATNKLAEEKHFFHWPLEFPEVFEVDGFDCVLGNPPWERIKLQEKEFFASQSAEIANAINKAAREKLIKELPKKNPELAQAFEKAKHDAEAQSKFFRESSRFSLTAVGDINTYAVFAETTRKLISPDGRLGIIVPTGIATDDTTKKYFGDLIKSQSLASLTGFENEAFIFPSVHHSFKFCTLAVTGKNVKVKEADFTFFCRYFADTNNQVRHFNLSSEEIALINPNTLTCPIFRTSSDAEITKKIYRLLPVIENEKIGSNYWNISFMAMFHMANDSSLFKNDTGSNLLPLYEAKLFHQFDHLYSTYEGATQANLNAGILPHISEETKKNTNLTVSPRYWIKLTEVETKLNGKWNKSWLIGWRDITNSTSERTVIASLLPIAACGDTVLLMFPKIDNDKLVSCLLANLNCITFDFVARQKVAGIHLKFFTMRQLPVIPPEGYTQEDIEFISTRVLELVYTAWDMQPFAKDIGYDGEPFIWNPNRRALLRAELDAYYAKLYGLTRDELRYILDPADIYGADFPSETFRVLKNNEIKQFGEYRTQRLVLEAWDRMFDT, from the coding sequence ATGAAAACTACATTAACTGCGCTTCAAATCGAAGGAAATTTACTAGCTCCAGATATGACTGCCCAAATGCTCGAAGGCAGCATCAAAGGACAATTGCCAGAAGACTTTGGTTTTAATAAAACTGACAAGCTAGCAGATGAAATTGCTACTGCCTGGGGCGATGCTAAAGCATACTGGGCAGCATTTCAACGCGCATTGGCAAGGCTCGATGAAAATAATTCCGCTACTACAATTACCCGTGAACTTTGGACAGTGCCATTACTGCAAAGTCTAGGTTATGAACCTGTATACACTGCAACAGCCGAAGTCGTAGAGGACAAAACTTATGCGATTTCCCATCGTGCAGAAGCAGGAGAAAATAAACCACCTATCCATATTATTGGTTGTCGGTTAGAAATCGATAAACGTCCTCCCAGTGGCACACCCAGGTTATCAGCACACGCACTGGTGCAGGAGTATCTTAACAAGACAGAGCATCTGTGGGCGATCGCAACCAATGGTTATCGCTGGCGGTTACTGCGTGACTCTTCGTTGATGACTCGTCTTACTTACGTTGAATTTGACTTAGAACAGATTCTCAACGGTGAGAACTTTGCTGATTTTGGGCTATTTTATCGGTTGTTTCACCGTTCCCGATTGCCTGAAGGTGTGGATGATGCAGACAAGTGTTTGCTGGAATATTATCACCAAGAGGCAATTCAACAAGGCGGACGGGTACGCGAAAAACTACGGGACGGGGTTGAAAAAGCCATTGTTCAATTAGGTAACGGTTTTATTCAACATCCGCAAAACGAACGGCTGCGTCAAAAACTTGGAATTATCCCCAATTACGAAGCAGAAGTTACAAATTACGAATTATATCGCCAATTGTTGCGATTAATTTATCGTTTGCTGTTTTTAATGGTGGCAGAATCCCGCAATTTATTATTAATTGGAGATGACTTAGAGAAATCTCGGATTTACCGAGAATATTACAGCATTGAACGCTTGCGAGAGTTAGCCGAACGTCCTCATTGGCGGCGGGAAGGTTTTCAAGATTTATGGCAAGGTTTGTGGGTAACTTTCTTGCTCTTTGATGAAAACTGGCGCGGTGAAGTACTAGGTTTGTCTCCCCTCAATGGAGATTTATTTGGTTCAGGTACTCTTTCAGCTTTAGATAATTGTGCAATTGATAATTATGATTTACTGATAGCACTTCGTCAGCTATCGTTGTACCAAGACAAGGGACAACTACGGCGGGTTAATTATGAGTACCTAGACGTAGAAGAATTAGGCAGTGTGTATGAAAGTTTACTTGAATTTCATCCCCAAGTAATTTTCCATCAAGGGATATATGAATTTGCTTTAGTTTTTGGCAGCGACAGGAAAACTACCGGCTCTTATTATACCCCACCACAGCTTGTACAACAACTGATCAAAACTGCACTTGAACCAGTAATTAAAGAAAAGCTTCATAGTACGCAACAGAAGCTAGGCAATTCAGAAAACAATCAAGAATTAGAAAAAGCACTTCTTAGTTTAAAAGTATGTGATCCAGCTTGTGGTTCAGGGCATTTTCTTTTAGCAGCAGCAAGGCGGATTGGTAAAGAATTAGCCAAAGTCCGTACAGGTGAAGCAGAACCTGGAATTGAACCTTTAAAATTAGCAATTCGAGATGTTATTCAAAATTGTATTTATGGGGTGGATTTAAACCCGTTAGCAGTGGATTTATGCAAGGTTGCCTTATGGATTGAAGGATTTCCTGGTAGGTTACCACTTAGCTTTTTAGACCACAGAATTAAATGTGGAAATTCCTTAGTAGGAGTATTGGATATTAATTGTCTATCTGAGGGAATACCCGATGAAGCTTATAAGCCTGTAACCGGGGATGATAAAAAGTTATCTTCACAGTTTAAGAAGCGGAATAAGAAAGAACGGGAGACAGATAACCAAGGACAATTATCAATATTTGGAGGTTTACAAACTGAACGTACACACTATACAGAAAGTGCGCGGGAGTTAGGAGATATTCCTGAATCCACACCGCAACAAGTGAGAGAAAAGCAAGCACGATATCAGCAAGCTCGTAAAGATTTGGGATGGTGGCGAGATTATTCTACGTGTAATTTGTGGACTGCGGCATTTTTTATGCCCTTGACTGAAGAAAACTTGCAGCTTTTGCCAACAACGGCGGTGTTAACTCAGCTATTGCAAGGTACTTTGTCAACACAAGAGATAGTAAATGCAACAAATAAGTTGGCTGAGGAGAAGCATTTTTTTCACTGGCCTTTGGAGTTTCCTGAAGTGTTTGAAGTAGATGGATTTGACTGTGTACTAGGAAATCCACCTTGGGAACGGATTAAGCTACAAGAAAAGGAGTTTTTTGCTTCTCAAAGTGCGGAAATTGCTAATGCTATAAACAAGGCGGCACGAGAGAAGCTAATTAAAGAATTACCAAAGAAAAATCCTGAGCTAGCACAAGCTTTTGAAAAAGCAAAACATGATGCTGAAGCGCAGAGTAAGTTTTTCCGGGAGTCTAGTAGATTTTCTTTGACTGCGGTGGGAGATATCAATACTTATGCTGTGTTTGCAGAGACTACAAGAAAGTTAATTTCGCCTGATGGAAGGCTAGGTATAATTGTTCCTACGGGAATTGCGACTGATGATACAACTAAAAAGTATTTCGGTGATTTGATTAAATCTCAGTCCTTAGCAAGTTTAACAGGTTTTGAAAATGAAGCTTTTATTTTTCCATCAGTACATCACTCTTTTAAATTTTGTACTTTAGCTGTTACAGGTAAAAATGTTAAAGTTAAAGAAGCAGACTTTACATTTTTCTGCCGTTACTTTGCCGATACTAATAACCAGGTACGTCATTTTAATCTATCCTCAGAAGAGATTGCTTTAATTAATCCAAATACTCTTACTTGCCCAATTTTTAGAACTAGTAGCGATGCCGAAATTACCAAAAAGATTTATCGCTTACTTCCTGTAATAGAGAATGAAAAAATAGGTAGTAATTATTGGAATATTTCATTTATGGCTATGTTTCACATGGCGAATGATAGTAGTCTATTTAAAAATGACACAGGTAGTAATTTACTTCCACTTTACGAAGCGAAGTTATTTCACCAATTTGACCATCTTTATTCTACTTATGAAGGTGCAACGCAAGCTAATTTAAATGCTGGTATCTTACCTCATATTTCAGAGGAAACTAAAAAAAACACTAATTTAACAGTATCACCTCGTTACTGGATTAAATTAACTGAGGTAGAAACTAAGTTAAATGGCAAATGGAATAAAAGCTGGTTAATAGGTTGGAGAGATATTACAAATTCAACTAGTGAACGTACAGTAATTGCATCTTTATTACCAATAGCAGCTTGTGGGGACACTGTACTTTTAATGTTCCCCAAAATTGATAATGACAAGTTAGTTTCATGCTTGCTTGCTAATTTAAATTGCATAACTTTTGATTTTGTAGCTAGGCAAAAAGTCGCAGGAATACATCTTAAATTTTTTACAATGCGACAACTTCCAGTGATTCCTCCAGAAGGATATACCCAAGAAGACATTGAATTTATCAGCACTCGCGTTTTGGAATTAGTCTACACTGCCTGGGATATGCAACCCTTCGCCAAAGATATAGGATACGACGGCGAACCCTTCATTTGGAACCCCAACAGACGCGCATTATTAAGAGCAGAATTAGACGCATATTACGCCAAACTATACGGACTCACCCGTGATGAACTGCGATATATCCTAGACCCTGCTGATATCTATGGCGCAGACTTCCCCAGCGAAACATTCCGCGTTTTAAAGAATAACGAAATTAAACAGTTTGGTGAATACCGCACACAGAGATTAGTTTTGGAGGCATGGGATAGAATGTTTGACACCTAA
- a CDS encoding B12-binding domain-containing radical SAM protein, whose translation MDLLLVNIPIDLGKKPYDLAFSFLKRLNFGILVIASYMTERGFNVGIFDPQSHPEEDCLIKLLQEIEQTSPHVIGLSCVSGFSYPPCLKIASTIRKRFPSIPIIVGGKDHVGQIAETVLLECSAIDIVVRGEGEEILCQLVDHITNKKPLDTVNNIVYRNLNGEICSTHYDLAFNPQKMTRLNYSLYPNFQTFAPSLEVGRGCTFGCEFCVSAKTGVRKKDIPSIIDEAEYITDIYGDNEICIYLETPMFLMQDEEISQLAIQRQERGLNFTWRTSTRVEYLTPTRLDKLAKAGCRILDLGLESASFDILLRMGKTRDPQRYLDRASEILRAAYDLGIIIKLNILFYIGDTLETIATTFSYLTKNMPYVTSVSAYPLLLYPGSSLEGGIKEEIKRYGGNIITDAVWQSRHLWPINPSSELTYDSLQELGVLFAKSFQTIDTFYTQKRYGYFSPEISYTDFVDAAIHFGIDSLPFSKDLKETESNRQVLWDYLKAGM comes from the coding sequence ATGGACTTACTTTTAGTTAATATCCCAATCGATTTAGGCAAAAAACCCTATGATTTAGCTTTTTCCTTTTTAAAAAGGCTGAATTTTGGCATTCTAGTAATCGCCTCTTATATGACAGAGAGAGGATTTAATGTTGGTATTTTTGACCCTCAATCCCATCCTGAAGAAGATTGTTTGATAAAACTTTTACAAGAAATTGAGCAGACTTCGCCTCATGTGATTGGTTTATCTTGCGTCAGTGGTTTTAGCTATCCTCCTTGCCTAAAAATAGCCAGCACAATTCGCAAGAGATTTCCATCTATTCCTATAATTGTTGGTGGTAAAGATCATGTTGGACAAATTGCAGAAACAGTATTATTGGAATGTTCAGCGATAGATATCGTAGTCAGAGGTGAAGGCGAGGAAATTTTGTGTCAACTTGTTGATCATATTACTAACAAGAAACCTCTTGATACAGTTAATAATATTGTTTATCGTAATCTTAATGGAGAGATTTGCTCAACTCATTATGATTTAGCTTTCAATCCTCAAAAAATGACTCGACTTAACTATAGCCTCTATCCAAATTTCCAGACATTTGCACCAAGTTTGGAAGTTGGTAGAGGTTGTACTTTCGGCTGTGAATTCTGTGTTTCTGCAAAAACTGGAGTGCGTAAAAAGGACATACCATCTATCATCGATGAAGCGGAATATATTACTGATATATATGGGGATAATGAAATTTGTATTTATCTAGAAACACCTATGTTTCTCATGCAAGATGAAGAAATATCCCAGTTAGCTATTCAACGTCAAGAGAGAGGTTTAAATTTTACCTGGAGAACTAGTACTCGTGTAGAATATTTAACTCCAACCCGTCTCGATAAATTAGCAAAAGCGGGCTGTCGAATTTTGGATTTGGGATTAGAAAGTGCTTCTTTTGATATTCTTCTCCGAATGGGTAAAACTCGCGATCCCCAAAGGTATCTTGACAGAGCATCTGAAATACTGCGTGCTGCCTATGATCTAGGTATTATTATCAAGCTAAATATTCTTTTTTATATAGGAGATACCTTAGAAACAATAGCAACAACATTTTCTTATCTTACTAAAAATATGCCCTATGTAACTAGTGTTTCAGCATATCCTCTTTTGCTGTATCCTGGCTCATCTTTAGAAGGGGGAATAAAAGAAGAAATTAAGCGTTATGGAGGAAATATTATTACAGATGCAGTTTGGCAGTCAAGACATCTATGGCCTATTAACCCTAGTTCGGAATTAACCTATGATTCTCTCCAAGAGCTAGGAGTTTTGTTTGCTAAATCTTTTCAGACTATCGACACTTTCTATACTCAAAAGCGATATGGTTATTTTTCTCCAGAAATTTCCTACACCGATTTTGTCGATGCTGCTATTCATTTTGGTATTGATTCTTTACCTTTTTCCAAAGATTTGAAAGAAACGGAATCAAATAGGCAAGTACTTTGGGACTACTTAAAAGCTGGAATGTAA